One genomic region from Cucumis melo cultivar AY chromosome 9, USDA_Cmelo_AY_1.0, whole genome shotgun sequence encodes:
- the LOC103504214 gene encoding zinc finger protein SHOOT GRAVITROPISM 5 — translation MLKPSSSSSSTPLLPPPPPPPPPNSDQYSITTKRKRRPAGTPDPDAEVVSLSPKTLLESDRYVCEICNQGFQRDQNLQMHRRRHKVPWKLVKRAEAESSSSNVVVKKKVFVCPEPTCLHHHPCHALGDLVGIKKHFRRKHSNQKQWVCDKCSKAYAVHSDFKAHLKTCGTRGHSCDCGRVFSRVESFIEHQDTCNLRHMRSDQLQSAVVRPPPPPPLLLQPYNSRAVSYTGASTSNDHAFQMASTPLRGFPILSSNSDRNININLPDRHDLELHLSSPSSAFLKLSIGSSNKEPSDDRQLELAIAEKAYADEARREAKRQIEIAEVEFANAKMIRQQAQAELEKARILKEEASRKMSSTIMEITCQTCRLHFHVSSAMPEETSLAISYMSSATTEGDGE, via the exons ATGTTGaaaccttcttcttcttcttcttccacaccccttcttcctcctcctcctcctcctcctcccccCAATTCCGACCAATATTCCATCACCACCAAACGAAAACGAAGACCCGCCGGCACTCCAG ATCCGGATGCGGAAGTGGTTTCTTTGTCCCCAAAGACGCTACTTGAATCGGATCGGTACGTATGTGAGATATGCAATCAAGGGTTTCAAAGAGATCAGAATCTACAGATGCATCGACGGCGCCACAAGGTGCCGTGGAAGTTGGTGAAGAGGGCGGAGGCGGAGAGTAGTAGTAGTAATGTTGTTGTGAAGAAAAAGGTGTTTGTTTGTCCAGAGCCTACGTGTCTACATCATCACCCTTGCCATGCGCTTGGTGATCTAGTTGGGATTAAGAAACACTTCCGGAGAAAGCATAGTAACCAAAAACAGTGGGTTTGTGACAAATGCTCTAAGGCTTACGCTGTTCATTCTGATTTCAAAGCTCACCTCAAAACTTGTGGCACTCGTGGCCACTCTTGTGATTGTGGTCGTGTCTTTTCCAg AGTGGAGAGTTTCATAGAGCATCAAGACACTTGCAATCTTCGCCATATGAGGTCCGATCAGTTGCAGTCGGCGGTGGTAcgaccaccaccaccaccaccactgTTATTGCAACCCTATAACTCACGAGCAGTATCTTACACCGGCGCCTCCACCAGCAACGATCATGCATTTCAAATGGCTAGTACTCCATTACGAGGGTTTCCAATTTTATCATCAAACTCAGATCGAAACATCAACATTAATTTACCCGATCGCCATGATCTCGAGCTCCATCTCTCTTCTCCAAGCTCAGCTTTTCTGAAGCTCTCAATTGGGTCGTCCAACAAGGAGCCAAGTGATGACCGTCAACTCGAGCTGGCGATCGCAGAGAAGGCATATGCGGATGAAGCAAGACGAGAGGCAAAACGACAGATCGAAATTGCCGAGGTCGAGTTTGCAAATGCAAAAATGATAAGACAGCAAGCTCAAGCGGAATTGGAGAAAGCAAGGATCTTGAAGGAAGAAGCTAGCCGGAAAATGAGCTCCACCATTATGGAAATCACTTGCCAAACTTGCCGGTTGCATTTTCACGTCAGCTCCGCCATGCCAGAGGAGACCTCACTCGCCATCAGCTACATGTCATCTGCTACGACAGAAGGTGATGGAgagtaa